The sequence CGTGAGAAGGAACGGAAAATGGCATAGATCAGCACCGCCAGGGAGAGCACCCACAGTACGGTATAGACCGGGCGGGACACCCGGGCCAAGGCACTGCCCGTTACCACCAAAATCAGGTAGATGACCAGTAGAGCTTTATACAGGGCGTCTATGCCGTAGCGGCCGATCATGCTCTGCTGCATTTTATAGCCCATTTGCTTGAGTTTTTCTTTCATAAACCGGATTGTCCTTTCAAACTTTTTACAGTTATGCGCCGGCAGCGGAACCGTGGGCCTGACCAAAGGCGCTGTTGCCGTTTTGACCGTTGCTGTAACCATATTGACCGTTTTCGCTTTGGTCGTCGTTTTGGTCATTGCTTTGGTTGCCGTCTGCGCTTTGGCTGTAACTGTACGCATTGCCCGGCGATACATCGTAGTGCTGGTATTGAGTGCTCCAACTCACCAAGGAGGTGATTCCCAAAATCACCAGGCGGATGATAAAGATCGCCAGCGCTATGCGCAGAATGGTCAGCAGGCAGCCCCCTTGCCGGCGCACAGGGCGGCTTTGCTGCCGATGGGTGCCGGTGTTGCCTGCGCCGGCGGTGTAGGCGGAGAAGTCAATGAACGAGAATGGGTCAAAACCGAAGCCCATAGGGTTGATTCCCTGGCGAATGCTGTTGTAGGCGCTTTGGTAATTGGCGTTATTTGGCTCTCGGTTTACGGCAATGCGAATGTTTGCCATAGCTTTTTCCTGATCGCCGTAGCCCATATAGGCCAAAGCGGCCAGATAGTACCAGCGGGTATCGCTCTTGTCCATATTGCCCAGCAGGTTAATGGCCTGTGCATATTGACCGTGGTTGATAAAGTTCACCACGGCGGTATAGTAATCGCTGCCGGCGTCTGCACTGCGGCGACTGCCGGTAGAGGTGCTGTCGGCGGTGTTGCCGTTCTTAATGGCGTCAAAGGCGGCGTTTACCTCTGCCATCTTGGCCTCGGCCACATGATCCCCCGGGTTTAGATCCGGGTGGTATTTTTTGGCCAGACGCTTGTAGGCTCGGGTGCATTCCGCCAAATCGGCACCGTTGGGCACGCCCAGCACCTGATAAGGATTTTGTGTCATACTGCCTCGCTTATTTTCTTAGATTGCTTCTACTATACCACGGATTTTTGACGAATTTGTGACCAAATGAAGAAGAAAATCCTCCCACTTGTAAAGGATTTGTAAACCCGCATGGAAAAAGGGATTGTTTTTGCCCGGTTTGTCTTGTATTTGGGACCAAAATTTGGTAAACTGGGGGTGTAAATTAAAGAAAAGGGGTTTTTCTATGTTCAGTCCGATTTTGCTGACCATCGGTGACAACATAGACAAGGCGTTTTATGCCTTCGATCTGTGGGTGTTTCGGTTCTTCGGCTCCATGCAGTGCGGGTTTTTGACCGGCGTTGCCAAGTTCTTTACCGCCTTTGGGGACGAGAATTTCACCATTCCCATTGTGGTGCTGTCTGTGGTACTGTGCTTTTTTAAGCGCACCCG comes from Oscillospiraceae bacterium and encodes:
- a CDS encoding J domain-containing protein — encoded protein: MTQNPYQVLGVPNGADLAECTRAYKRLAKKYHPDLNPGDHVAEAKMAEVNAAFDAIKNGNTADSTSTGSRRSADAGSDYYTAVVNFINHGQYAQAINLLGNMDKSDTRWYYLAALAYMGYGDQEKAMANIRIAVNREPNNANYQSAYNSIRQGINPMGFGFDPFSFIDFSAYTAGAGNTGTHRQQSRPVRRQGGCLLTILRIALAIFIIRLVILGITSLVSWSTQYQHYDVSPGNAYSYSQSADGNQSNDQNDDQSENGQYGYSNGQNGNSAFGQAHGSAAGA